A genomic window from Elaeis guineensis isolate ETL-2024a chromosome 3, EG11, whole genome shotgun sequence includes:
- the LOC105040614 gene encoding SCAR-like protein 2 isoform X2, translating to MPLVRFEVRNEYRLGDPELYRGPAKKEDSKALLDGVAVAGLVGVLRQLGDLAEFAADVFHDLHEQVTATAARGRKMLTRVKNIEAALPSLEQAIHGQTSHIHFAYVEGCVWHANLRNQQSHLLYNELPCFMMDFYEECRDPPRLFLLDKFDSAGVGACLKRYSDPSYFKRVWAMSESEKGEHAQKEKKARKIKRKGSRLRNGEVHSAHGSRHNGSLASSSLFASPSTDAQSLSSQNISAPDMRLNFELSSESRMPSDSKIWLSCVKEVLDTNRSMGPDDLECDKFSDSKLDMKHGGSCASVLHDEPNGDVGEDNSQHDSLQGQSIDRSSSVTWDEKTEIVKAASPISCDDIIVDKIQNSESLTVNSEPPKMDHTKVKVSNQEDILLDIAKVPVSLSGANHVDEVTSETDNYMDALNTLESETETEAECQTKCEVNSVFNSSSQGMESGTREMLETAGKIPDSDDNETLNASDGLLNQDLSPKFSNFVSSDCLDSMQSPHMTDSASNSKCSVDNNFSENNMRMNVCEGIDGDLCADLSIPSFQTKWGSEAPVETSISQHSPSVDTDDMSSIKLWTNAGLFGVEPSKPPDLGVPNIASENIVSDSRSYASDLSSSTERTKLYASGLAFKSDTKDMPNESISNVFISMEKMAGTLCNLDYSAQCNLSGDQLFVRTCDGVQQNDPSNCSPSCNTHEHEGRPVEQISPCSPSFTSIHAHSDEPVVTRNNGVAPKAELSAAHNIESQCSEAGPSTNIISSSFTGLAHRFLANTLQRKASLTYADIPMPTGVMNAEERKSDESCLADNQKEAPTGVVSQASNEKNTKEKIGHGSLKKSISSTSYYSEQSSPPLEHMKISFHPLNGLDSRLKLEFPTGNLHESIEDLLFPSFQLLPGPSVPLPDSGSDSDDDTFCRSCPYSSEDPLSPCSYSNSELWEQEERNGCGDHGIYGDSRGISSSTASLSSYMGFEQLNHSSIDTISRYGYLEAEKGTGYFQSGSIVDLPGLESVISLKNQQGRFIFLSDDPVTSTSQSQDQLPPLPPPPPMQWRIMKTSTALGEDRDANTADSVNQLGGLQTPKFAFQQQVQSAPKPPCISVQDQQKLNGHKESNHVANNKELDLREELLHQIRNNHDQQKLNEQRKLENEGTSNKDLDEREELLHQIRNKTFNLRRTTTSKPTVVSQPTTNVNVAAILEKANAIRQAFVGSDEGGDDDNWSDG from the exons GTTTGCTGCAGATGTTTTCCATGACCTGCATGAACAAGTGACAGCGACAGCTGCAAGGGGGCGTAAAATGTTGACTCGAGTAAAGAACATAGAAGCAGCACTTCCATCACTTGAGCAGGCCATTCATGGTCAAACAAGCCACATACATTTTGCTTATGTAGAAG GTTGTGTCTGGCATGCCAATCTCCGGAACCAGCAAAGTCACCTCCTATATAATGAGTTGCCATGCTTTATGATGGATTTCTATGAAGAATGTCGTGATCCACCACGTTTGTTCCTGCTTGACAA ATTTGATAGTGCTGGTGTTGGAGCTTGTTTAAAGAGATATTCAGATCCATCCTACTTCAAGAGGGTTTGGGCTATGTCAGAGTCAGAGAAAGGTGAACATgcacagaaagaaaagaaagctcGGAAGATCAAG AGAAAAGGATCACGTCTGAGGAATGGAGAAGTTCATTCAGCACATGGATCGCGGCACAATGGCAG CCTAGCTAGCAGCTCACTTTTTGCATCTCCAAGTACTGATGCACAAAGCCTTTCAAGCCAGAATATATCAGCACCTGATATGAGATTAAATTTTGAACTTTCTAGTGAATCAAGAATGCCTTCTGATTCAAAGATTTGGTTGAGCTGTGTTAAAGAAGTTTTGGATACAAACCGTTCAATGGGGCCTGATGACCTAGAATGTGATAAATTTTCTGATTCTAAGTTAGATATGAAACACGGTGGTTCTTGTGCTTCTGTTTTACATGATGAACCTAATGGAGATGTTGGAGAAGATAATTCTCAACATGATTCTTTGCAAGGGCAAAGCATTGACAGATCCTCTTCTGTTACTTGGGATGAAAAAACTGAAATTGTTAAGGCTGCAAGTCCCATATCATGTGATGACATAATTGTTGATAAGATCCAAAATTCAGAGTCTCTGACAGTAAACTCTGAACCACCAAAAATGGATCATACCAAAGTTAAAGTCTCAAATCAAGAGGACATTTTGTTGGATATTGCTAAAGTACCAGTATCATTATCTGGTGCAAACCATGTTGATGAAGTCACAAGTGAGACAGACAACTATATGGATGCACTCAATACACTAGAATCTGAGACAGAGACAGAAGCGGAGTGCCAAACCAAATGCGAAGTGAACTCAGTATTTAACTCTAGTTCTCAAGGAATGGAATCTGGAACCAGAGAGATGCTGGAGACAGCTGGGAAAATTCCTGATTCCGATGATAATGAAACTCTGAATGCATCTGATGGGCTCTTGAACCAAGATTTGTCTCCAAAATTTTCAAACTTTGTCTCTTCAGATTGTCTGGACAGTATGCAGTCACCTCACATGACTGACTCAGCTTCAAACTCAAAATGCTCTGTTGACAATAATTTTTCTGAAAATAATATGAGAATGAATGTCTGTGAAGGCATTGATGGTGATCTGTGTGCTGATTTAAGCATTCCTAGTTTCCAAACCAAGTGGGGCAGTGAAGCTCCAGTTGAGACATCCATCTCTCAACATTCTCCTTCTGTTGATACTGATGACATGTCTTCCATTAAACTCTGGACAAATGCTGGCCTTTTTGGAGTTGAGCCTTCAAAACCTCCAGACCTTGGTGTTCCAAATATTGCAAGTGAGAATATTGTATCTGATTCTAGAAGTTATGCATCTGATCTTTCAAGCTCCACAGAGAGGACTAAGTTGTATGCTAGTGGATTAGCTTTCAAATCAGACACTAAAGATATGCCAAATGAGAGCATATCAAATGTTTTCATCTCTATGGAGAAAATGGCCGGGACACTATGTAATTTGGATTACTCAGCCCAGTGTAATTTAAGTGGTGATCAATTGTTTGTTAGAACATGTGATGGGGTGCAACAGAATGATCCATCTAATTGTTCCCCATCTTGCAACACACATGAACATGAGGGTAGGCCTGTCGAGCAGATATCACCTTGTTCCCCATCCTTTACTAGCATTCATGCTCACTCTGATGAACCTGTTGTAACAAGAAACAATGGTGTTGCTCCTAAAGCTGAGCTATCAGCTGCTCATAATATTGAATCACAATGTAGTGAAGCTGGCCCAAGCACAAACATTATCTCATCCAGTTTTACTGGCCTTGCACATAGATTTCTTGCAAATACCCTTCAAAGAAAAGCATCACTTACATATGCTGATATTCCTATGCCGACTGGAGTGATGAATGCTGAAGAAAGGAAGTCAGATGAGAGCTGCCTTGCAGATAACCAAAAGGAAGCACCAACTGGAGTTGTATCTCAGGCATCCAATGAAAAGAATACCAAAGAAAAGATTGGACATGGATCATTAAAAAAGTCTATCTCTTCTACTTCATACTACTCAGAGCAATCCTCTCCACCACTTGAACACATGAAGATCTCTTTTCATCCTTTGAATGGCTTGGACTCCAGATTGAAACTGGAATTTCCCACTGGAAATCTCCATGAAAGCATTGAAGATTTGTTGTTTCCATCATTTCAATTGCTTCCAGGGCCCAGTGTTCCTTTGCCAGACAGTGGCTCTGATTCAGATGATGACACATTCTGTAGATCTTGTCCATATTCTTCTGAGGATCCTCTCAGCCCTTGCTCGTATTCAAACTCTGAGCTGTGGGAACAAGAGGAAAGAAATGGATGTGGAGACCATGGTATATATGGTGATTCACGTGGAATTTCATCTTCAACAGCATCCCTCTCTAGCTACATGGGATTTGAGCAATTGAACCATTCCAGCATAGATACAATCAGCAGATACGGGTATTTGGAGGCTGAGAAGGGCACAGGGTATTTTCAATCTGGTTCCATAGTGGATCTCCCAGGTCTTGAATCTGTTATCTCCTTGAAAAATCAACAAGGAAGATTTATTTTTTTGTCAGACGATCCAGTGACGTCTACATCACAATCCCAAGATCAGCTGCCACCACTGCCACCGCCCCCTCCAATGCAGTGGAGAATAATGAAGACATCAACTGCTTTAGGAGAGGATAGAGATGCTAATACTGCGGACAGTGTTAACCAGTTGGGTGGTCTACAAACTCCAAAATTTGCTTTCCAGCAGCAAGTACAAAGTGCACCAAAGCCACCATGTATCTCTGTG CAAGATCAGCAGAAGCTGAATGGGCACAAAGAGTCAAATCATGTTGCTAATAACAAAGAACTGGATTTAAGGGAAGAATTGCTCCATCAAATCAGGAACAAT catgatcagcagaaaCTGAATGAACAGAGAAAACTGGAAAATGAGGGTACTAGCAATAAGGATCTTGATGAACGGGAAGAGTTGCTTCATCAGATAAGGAACAAG ACATTTAATCTGAGGCGCACCACAACATCAAAGCCAACTGTTGTGTCACAGCCTACCACCAATGTCAATGTTGCTGCAATTTTGGAGAAGGCAAATGCGATTCGCCAG GCATTTGTGGGTAGTGACGAGGGTGGTGATGATGATAACTGGAGTGATGGGTGA
- the LOC105040614 gene encoding SCAR-like protein 2 isoform X1 encodes MPLVRFEVRNEYRLGDPELYRGPAKKEDSKALLDGVAVAGLVGVLRQLGDLAEFAADVFHDLHEQVTATAARGRKMLTRVKNIEAALPSLEQAIHGQTSHIHFAYVEGCVWHANLRNQQSHLLYNELPCFMMDFYEECRDPPRLFLLDKFDSAGVGACLKRYSDPSYFKRVWAMSESEKGEHAQKEKKARKIKRKGSRLRNGEVHSAHGSRHNGSLASSSLFASPSTDAQSLSSQNISAPDMRLNFELSSESRMPSDSKIWLSCVKEVLDTNRSMGPDDLECDKFSDSKLDMKHGGSCASVLHDEPNGDVGEDNSQHDSLQGQSIDRSSSVTWDEKTEIVKAASPISCDDIIVDKIQNSESLTVNSEPPKMDHTKVKVSNQEDILLDIAKVPVSLSGANHVDEVTSETDNYMDALNTLESETETEAECQTKCEVNSVFNSSSQGMESGTREMLETAGKIPDSDDNETLNASDGLLNQDLSPKFSNFVSSDCLDSMQSPHMTDSASNSKCSVDNNFSENNMRMNVCEGIDGDLCADLSIPSFQTKWGSEAPVETSISQHSPSVDTDDMSSIKLWTNAGLFGVEPSKPPDLGVPNIASENIVSDSRSYASDLSSSTERTKLYASGLAFKSDTKDMPNESISNVFISMEKMAGTLCNLDYSAQCNLSGDQLFVRTCDGVQQNDPSNCSPSCNTHEHEGRPVEQISPCSPSFTSIHAHSDEPVVTRNNGVAPKAELSAAHNIESQCSEAGPSTNIISSSFTGLAHRFLANTLQRKASLTYADIPMPTGVMNAEERKSDESCLADNQKEAPTGVVSQASNEKNTKEKIGHGSLKKSISSTSYYSEQSSPPLEHMKISFHPLNGLDSRLKLEFPTGNLHESIEDLLFPSFQLLPGPSVPLPDSGSDSDDDTFCRSCPYSSEDPLSPCSYSNSELWEQEERNGCGDHGIYGDSRGISSSTASLSSYMGFEQLNHSSIDTISRYGYLEAEKGTGYFQSGSIVDLPGLESVISLKNQQGRFIFLSDDPVTSTSQSQDQLPPLPPPPPMQWRIMKTSTALGEDRDANTADSVNQLGGLQTPKFAFQQQVQSAPKPPCISVVIAPHPKENTQDQQKLNGHKESNHVANNKELDLREELLHQIRNNHDQQKLNEQRKLENEGTSNKDLDEREELLHQIRNKTFNLRRTTTSKPTVVSQPTTNVNVAAILEKANAIRQAFVGSDEGGDDDNWSDG; translated from the exons GTTTGCTGCAGATGTTTTCCATGACCTGCATGAACAAGTGACAGCGACAGCTGCAAGGGGGCGTAAAATGTTGACTCGAGTAAAGAACATAGAAGCAGCACTTCCATCACTTGAGCAGGCCATTCATGGTCAAACAAGCCACATACATTTTGCTTATGTAGAAG GTTGTGTCTGGCATGCCAATCTCCGGAACCAGCAAAGTCACCTCCTATATAATGAGTTGCCATGCTTTATGATGGATTTCTATGAAGAATGTCGTGATCCACCACGTTTGTTCCTGCTTGACAA ATTTGATAGTGCTGGTGTTGGAGCTTGTTTAAAGAGATATTCAGATCCATCCTACTTCAAGAGGGTTTGGGCTATGTCAGAGTCAGAGAAAGGTGAACATgcacagaaagaaaagaaagctcGGAAGATCAAG AGAAAAGGATCACGTCTGAGGAATGGAGAAGTTCATTCAGCACATGGATCGCGGCACAATGGCAG CCTAGCTAGCAGCTCACTTTTTGCATCTCCAAGTACTGATGCACAAAGCCTTTCAAGCCAGAATATATCAGCACCTGATATGAGATTAAATTTTGAACTTTCTAGTGAATCAAGAATGCCTTCTGATTCAAAGATTTGGTTGAGCTGTGTTAAAGAAGTTTTGGATACAAACCGTTCAATGGGGCCTGATGACCTAGAATGTGATAAATTTTCTGATTCTAAGTTAGATATGAAACACGGTGGTTCTTGTGCTTCTGTTTTACATGATGAACCTAATGGAGATGTTGGAGAAGATAATTCTCAACATGATTCTTTGCAAGGGCAAAGCATTGACAGATCCTCTTCTGTTACTTGGGATGAAAAAACTGAAATTGTTAAGGCTGCAAGTCCCATATCATGTGATGACATAATTGTTGATAAGATCCAAAATTCAGAGTCTCTGACAGTAAACTCTGAACCACCAAAAATGGATCATACCAAAGTTAAAGTCTCAAATCAAGAGGACATTTTGTTGGATATTGCTAAAGTACCAGTATCATTATCTGGTGCAAACCATGTTGATGAAGTCACAAGTGAGACAGACAACTATATGGATGCACTCAATACACTAGAATCTGAGACAGAGACAGAAGCGGAGTGCCAAACCAAATGCGAAGTGAACTCAGTATTTAACTCTAGTTCTCAAGGAATGGAATCTGGAACCAGAGAGATGCTGGAGACAGCTGGGAAAATTCCTGATTCCGATGATAATGAAACTCTGAATGCATCTGATGGGCTCTTGAACCAAGATTTGTCTCCAAAATTTTCAAACTTTGTCTCTTCAGATTGTCTGGACAGTATGCAGTCACCTCACATGACTGACTCAGCTTCAAACTCAAAATGCTCTGTTGACAATAATTTTTCTGAAAATAATATGAGAATGAATGTCTGTGAAGGCATTGATGGTGATCTGTGTGCTGATTTAAGCATTCCTAGTTTCCAAACCAAGTGGGGCAGTGAAGCTCCAGTTGAGACATCCATCTCTCAACATTCTCCTTCTGTTGATACTGATGACATGTCTTCCATTAAACTCTGGACAAATGCTGGCCTTTTTGGAGTTGAGCCTTCAAAACCTCCAGACCTTGGTGTTCCAAATATTGCAAGTGAGAATATTGTATCTGATTCTAGAAGTTATGCATCTGATCTTTCAAGCTCCACAGAGAGGACTAAGTTGTATGCTAGTGGATTAGCTTTCAAATCAGACACTAAAGATATGCCAAATGAGAGCATATCAAATGTTTTCATCTCTATGGAGAAAATGGCCGGGACACTATGTAATTTGGATTACTCAGCCCAGTGTAATTTAAGTGGTGATCAATTGTTTGTTAGAACATGTGATGGGGTGCAACAGAATGATCCATCTAATTGTTCCCCATCTTGCAACACACATGAACATGAGGGTAGGCCTGTCGAGCAGATATCACCTTGTTCCCCATCCTTTACTAGCATTCATGCTCACTCTGATGAACCTGTTGTAACAAGAAACAATGGTGTTGCTCCTAAAGCTGAGCTATCAGCTGCTCATAATATTGAATCACAATGTAGTGAAGCTGGCCCAAGCACAAACATTATCTCATCCAGTTTTACTGGCCTTGCACATAGATTTCTTGCAAATACCCTTCAAAGAAAAGCATCACTTACATATGCTGATATTCCTATGCCGACTGGAGTGATGAATGCTGAAGAAAGGAAGTCAGATGAGAGCTGCCTTGCAGATAACCAAAAGGAAGCACCAACTGGAGTTGTATCTCAGGCATCCAATGAAAAGAATACCAAAGAAAAGATTGGACATGGATCATTAAAAAAGTCTATCTCTTCTACTTCATACTACTCAGAGCAATCCTCTCCACCACTTGAACACATGAAGATCTCTTTTCATCCTTTGAATGGCTTGGACTCCAGATTGAAACTGGAATTTCCCACTGGAAATCTCCATGAAAGCATTGAAGATTTGTTGTTTCCATCATTTCAATTGCTTCCAGGGCCCAGTGTTCCTTTGCCAGACAGTGGCTCTGATTCAGATGATGACACATTCTGTAGATCTTGTCCATATTCTTCTGAGGATCCTCTCAGCCCTTGCTCGTATTCAAACTCTGAGCTGTGGGAACAAGAGGAAAGAAATGGATGTGGAGACCATGGTATATATGGTGATTCACGTGGAATTTCATCTTCAACAGCATCCCTCTCTAGCTACATGGGATTTGAGCAATTGAACCATTCCAGCATAGATACAATCAGCAGATACGGGTATTTGGAGGCTGAGAAGGGCACAGGGTATTTTCAATCTGGTTCCATAGTGGATCTCCCAGGTCTTGAATCTGTTATCTCCTTGAAAAATCAACAAGGAAGATTTATTTTTTTGTCAGACGATCCAGTGACGTCTACATCACAATCCCAAGATCAGCTGCCACCACTGCCACCGCCCCCTCCAATGCAGTGGAGAATAATGAAGACATCAACTGCTTTAGGAGAGGATAGAGATGCTAATACTGCGGACAGTGTTAACCAGTTGGGTGGTCTACAAACTCCAAAATTTGCTTTCCAGCAGCAAGTACAAAGTGCACCAAAGCCACCATGTATCTCTGTGGTGATTGCACCACATCCCAAAGAGAATACA CAAGATCAGCAGAAGCTGAATGGGCACAAAGAGTCAAATCATGTTGCTAATAACAAAGAACTGGATTTAAGGGAAGAATTGCTCCATCAAATCAGGAACAAT catgatcagcagaaaCTGAATGAACAGAGAAAACTGGAAAATGAGGGTACTAGCAATAAGGATCTTGATGAACGGGAAGAGTTGCTTCATCAGATAAGGAACAAG ACATTTAATCTGAGGCGCACCACAACATCAAAGCCAACTGTTGTGTCACAGCCTACCACCAATGTCAATGTTGCTGCAATTTTGGAGAAGGCAAATGCGATTCGCCAG GCATTTGTGGGTAGTGACGAGGGTGGTGATGATGATAACTGGAGTGATGGGTGA
- the LOC105040614 gene encoding SCAR-like protein 2 isoform X3, with protein sequence MPLVRFEVRNEYRLGDPELYRGPAKKEDSKALLDGVAVAGLVGVLRQLGDLAEFAADVFHDLHEQVTATAARGRKMLTRVKNIEAALPSLEQAIHGQTSHIHFAYVEGCVWHANLRNQQSHLLYNELPCFMMDFYEECRDPPRLFLLDKFDSAGVGACLKRYSDPSYFKRVWAMSESEKGEHAQKEKKARKIKRKGSRLRNGEVHSAHGSRHNGSESRMPSDSKIWLSCVKEVLDTNRSMGPDDLECDKFSDSKLDMKHGGSCASVLHDEPNGDVGEDNSQHDSLQGQSIDRSSSVTWDEKTEIVKAASPISCDDIIVDKIQNSESLTVNSEPPKMDHTKVKVSNQEDILLDIAKVPVSLSGANHVDEVTSETDNYMDALNTLESETETEAECQTKCEVNSVFNSSSQGMESGTREMLETAGKIPDSDDNETLNASDGLLNQDLSPKFSNFVSSDCLDSMQSPHMTDSASNSKCSVDNNFSENNMRMNVCEGIDGDLCADLSIPSFQTKWGSEAPVETSISQHSPSVDTDDMSSIKLWTNAGLFGVEPSKPPDLGVPNIASENIVSDSRSYASDLSSSTERTKLYASGLAFKSDTKDMPNESISNVFISMEKMAGTLCNLDYSAQCNLSGDQLFVRTCDGVQQNDPSNCSPSCNTHEHEGRPVEQISPCSPSFTSIHAHSDEPVVTRNNGVAPKAELSAAHNIESQCSEAGPSTNIISSSFTGLAHRFLANTLQRKASLTYADIPMPTGVMNAEERKSDESCLADNQKEAPTGVVSQASNEKNTKEKIGHGSLKKSISSTSYYSEQSSPPLEHMKISFHPLNGLDSRLKLEFPTGNLHESIEDLLFPSFQLLPGPSVPLPDSGSDSDDDTFCRSCPYSSEDPLSPCSYSNSELWEQEERNGCGDHGIYGDSRGISSSTASLSSYMGFEQLNHSSIDTISRYGYLEAEKGTGYFQSGSIVDLPGLESVISLKNQQGRFIFLSDDPVTSTSQSQDQLPPLPPPPPMQWRIMKTSTALGEDRDANTADSVNQLGGLQTPKFAFQQQVQSAPKPPCISVVIAPHPKENTQDQQKLNGHKESNHVANNKELDLREELLHQIRNNHDQQKLNEQRKLENEGTSNKDLDEREELLHQIRNKTFNLRRTTTSKPTVVSQPTTNVNVAAILEKANAIRQAFVGSDEGGDDDNWSDG encoded by the exons GTTTGCTGCAGATGTTTTCCATGACCTGCATGAACAAGTGACAGCGACAGCTGCAAGGGGGCGTAAAATGTTGACTCGAGTAAAGAACATAGAAGCAGCACTTCCATCACTTGAGCAGGCCATTCATGGTCAAACAAGCCACATACATTTTGCTTATGTAGAAG GTTGTGTCTGGCATGCCAATCTCCGGAACCAGCAAAGTCACCTCCTATATAATGAGTTGCCATGCTTTATGATGGATTTCTATGAAGAATGTCGTGATCCACCACGTTTGTTCCTGCTTGACAA ATTTGATAGTGCTGGTGTTGGAGCTTGTTTAAAGAGATATTCAGATCCATCCTACTTCAAGAGGGTTTGGGCTATGTCAGAGTCAGAGAAAGGTGAACATgcacagaaagaaaagaaagctcGGAAGATCAAG AGAAAAGGATCACGTCTGAGGAATGGAGAAGTTCATTCAGCACATGGATCGCGGCACAATGGCAG TGAATCAAGAATGCCTTCTGATTCAAAGATTTGGTTGAGCTGTGTTAAAGAAGTTTTGGATACAAACCGTTCAATGGGGCCTGATGACCTAGAATGTGATAAATTTTCTGATTCTAAGTTAGATATGAAACACGGTGGTTCTTGTGCTTCTGTTTTACATGATGAACCTAATGGAGATGTTGGAGAAGATAATTCTCAACATGATTCTTTGCAAGGGCAAAGCATTGACAGATCCTCTTCTGTTACTTGGGATGAAAAAACTGAAATTGTTAAGGCTGCAAGTCCCATATCATGTGATGACATAATTGTTGATAAGATCCAAAATTCAGAGTCTCTGACAGTAAACTCTGAACCACCAAAAATGGATCATACCAAAGTTAAAGTCTCAAATCAAGAGGACATTTTGTTGGATATTGCTAAAGTACCAGTATCATTATCTGGTGCAAACCATGTTGATGAAGTCACAAGTGAGACAGACAACTATATGGATGCACTCAATACACTAGAATCTGAGACAGAGACAGAAGCGGAGTGCCAAACCAAATGCGAAGTGAACTCAGTATTTAACTCTAGTTCTCAAGGAATGGAATCTGGAACCAGAGAGATGCTGGAGACAGCTGGGAAAATTCCTGATTCCGATGATAATGAAACTCTGAATGCATCTGATGGGCTCTTGAACCAAGATTTGTCTCCAAAATTTTCAAACTTTGTCTCTTCAGATTGTCTGGACAGTATGCAGTCACCTCACATGACTGACTCAGCTTCAAACTCAAAATGCTCTGTTGACAATAATTTTTCTGAAAATAATATGAGAATGAATGTCTGTGAAGGCATTGATGGTGATCTGTGTGCTGATTTAAGCATTCCTAGTTTCCAAACCAAGTGGGGCAGTGAAGCTCCAGTTGAGACATCCATCTCTCAACATTCTCCTTCTGTTGATACTGATGACATGTCTTCCATTAAACTCTGGACAAATGCTGGCCTTTTTGGAGTTGAGCCTTCAAAACCTCCAGACCTTGGTGTTCCAAATATTGCAAGTGAGAATATTGTATCTGATTCTAGAAGTTATGCATCTGATCTTTCAAGCTCCACAGAGAGGACTAAGTTGTATGCTAGTGGATTAGCTTTCAAATCAGACACTAAAGATATGCCAAATGAGAGCATATCAAATGTTTTCATCTCTATGGAGAAAATGGCCGGGACACTATGTAATTTGGATTACTCAGCCCAGTGTAATTTAAGTGGTGATCAATTGTTTGTTAGAACATGTGATGGGGTGCAACAGAATGATCCATCTAATTGTTCCCCATCTTGCAACACACATGAACATGAGGGTAGGCCTGTCGAGCAGATATCACCTTGTTCCCCATCCTTTACTAGCATTCATGCTCACTCTGATGAACCTGTTGTAACAAGAAACAATGGTGTTGCTCCTAAAGCTGAGCTATCAGCTGCTCATAATATTGAATCACAATGTAGTGAAGCTGGCCCAAGCACAAACATTATCTCATCCAGTTTTACTGGCCTTGCACATAGATTTCTTGCAAATACCCTTCAAAGAAAAGCATCACTTACATATGCTGATATTCCTATGCCGACTGGAGTGATGAATGCTGAAGAAAGGAAGTCAGATGAGAGCTGCCTTGCAGATAACCAAAAGGAAGCACCAACTGGAGTTGTATCTCAGGCATCCAATGAAAAGAATACCAAAGAAAAGATTGGACATGGATCATTAAAAAAGTCTATCTCTTCTACTTCATACTACTCAGAGCAATCCTCTCCACCACTTGAACACATGAAGATCTCTTTTCATCCTTTGAATGGCTTGGACTCCAGATTGAAACTGGAATTTCCCACTGGAAATCTCCATGAAAGCATTGAAGATTTGTTGTTTCCATCATTTCAATTGCTTCCAGGGCCCAGTGTTCCTTTGCCAGACAGTGGCTCTGATTCAGATGATGACACATTCTGTAGATCTTGTCCATATTCTTCTGAGGATCCTCTCAGCCCTTGCTCGTATTCAAACTCTGAGCTGTGGGAACAAGAGGAAAGAAATGGATGTGGAGACCATGGTATATATGGTGATTCACGTGGAATTTCATCTTCAACAGCATCCCTCTCTAGCTACATGGGATTTGAGCAATTGAACCATTCCAGCATAGATACAATCAGCAGATACGGGTATTTGGAGGCTGAGAAGGGCACAGGGTATTTTCAATCTGGTTCCATAGTGGATCTCCCAGGTCTTGAATCTGTTATCTCCTTGAAAAATCAACAAGGAAGATTTATTTTTTTGTCAGACGATCCAGTGACGTCTACATCACAATCCCAAGATCAGCTGCCACCACTGCCACCGCCCCCTCCAATGCAGTGGAGAATAATGAAGACATCAACTGCTTTAGGAGAGGATAGAGATGCTAATACTGCGGACAGTGTTAACCAGTTGGGTGGTCTACAAACTCCAAAATTTGCTTTCCAGCAGCAAGTACAAAGTGCACCAAAGCCACCATGTATCTCTGTGGTGATTGCACCACATCCCAAAGAGAATACA CAAGATCAGCAGAAGCTGAATGGGCACAAAGAGTCAAATCATGTTGCTAATAACAAAGAACTGGATTTAAGGGAAGAATTGCTCCATCAAATCAGGAACAAT catgatcagcagaaaCTGAATGAACAGAGAAAACTGGAAAATGAGGGTACTAGCAATAAGGATCTTGATGAACGGGAAGAGTTGCTTCATCAGATAAGGAACAAG ACATTTAATCTGAGGCGCACCACAACATCAAAGCCAACTGTTGTGTCACAGCCTACCACCAATGTCAATGTTGCTGCAATTTTGGAGAAGGCAAATGCGATTCGCCAG GCATTTGTGGGTAGTGACGAGGGTGGTGATGATGATAACTGGAGTGATGGGTGA